The proteins below come from a single Megalops cyprinoides isolate fMegCyp1 chromosome 5, fMegCyp1.pri, whole genome shotgun sequence genomic window:
- the LOC118778461 gene encoding cationic amino acid transporter 4-like encodes MVNCRWDCAPLVHLGRKMMRLKTLKKDVMETSLKRCLSTLDLVLLGIGGMLGSGVYVLTGTTARDIAGPSAMLSFLIATIGTFLAVLSFSELGVRVPKAGPAYVFTYLSIGEIWAFIIGWNTILGFMIGSATVARSWSSYMDSMFNNSIQNFTKTYICHWDVPFLASYPDFLAAGVLVLATCFVCLGVRVSSWLNHILSCINMAVLAFIVVFGFVLAEPMNWSQDEGGFVPFGVSGILAATATCFFVFSAFEAITTSGEEAKDPQRSLPIASIISVALVAAYYILVTAMLTLIVPWNTLDPDSAISDAFFRRGYSWMGYVVSCGAICALTTTLLSVLFILPRIVYTMADDGLLFSIFSRINPTTKVPVAASVVLSCPIILLAVIFDVETLVEFLSISPLLSYTFVAASVIVLRFQPHRTSTGTSFPSSTSTDPQPRPMPNPPPAGEMKPYVFSDDLQLVEVEMKEQPVPGKLKAGWERYLGRSLGNCRPGRVVKYSVLALMVSAVCLCAVLVFGSDLQLLPLWAFALLLLVFGLAFFLSLGLIWAHEPQAKLNTFQVPLVPFIPGMSILFNVFLMFYLSLLTWILLAVWIVVGLVLYFSYGIRHSKEGLQDFPAQEPSVLPTSGLGESAQAGIKLD; translated from the exons ATGGTGAACTGCAGATGGGACTGTGCCCCCCTTGTCCATTTGGGGCGGAAGATGATGCGGCTGAAGACTCTAAAGAAAGACGTGATGGAGACGTCACTGAAGCGCTGCCTGTCCACGTTGGATCTGGTGCTGCTGGGGATAGGTGGAATGTTGGGTTCTGGGGTCTATGTCCTGACAGGCACCACAGCCAGAGACATTGCCGGCCCTAGCGCAATGCTGTCATTCCTCATTGCCACCATTGGCACATTCTTGGCTGTCCTCAGCTTCTCCGAGTTGGGGGTCCGCGTGCCCAAGGCTGGGCCAGCCTATGTGTTCACTTACTTGTCCATAGGGGAGATCTGGGCCTTCATAATTGGCTGGAACACGATCCTTGGGTTCATGATTGGCAGTGCCACTGTGGCTCGGTCCTGGAGCAGCTACATGGACTCCATGTTCAACAACAGCATCCAGAACTTTACTAAGACCTACATCTGCCACTGGGACGTGCCCTTCCTGGCCAGCTACCCTGACTTCCTGGCTGCAGGCGTTCTTGTGCTGGCCACCTGCTTCGTGTGCTTGGGGGTGCGTGTCTCCTCCTGGCTGAACCACATCTTATCCTGCATCAACATGGCTGTCCTTGCCTTCATTGTTGtctttggctttgttttggCCGAACCCATGAACTGGAGCCAGGACGAGGGAGGGTTTGTGCCATTTGGGGTGTCTGGGATCTTGGCAGCTACAGCCACATGCTTCTTTGTCTTTTCGGCGTTTGAGGCGATCACAACGTCTGGCGAGGAGGCGAAGGACCCCCAGAGGTCTTTGCCTATTGCCAGCATCATCTCTGTGGCCCTGGTGGCTGCCTACTACATCCTGGTGACCGCCATGCTCACCCTCATAGTGCCCTGGAACACCCTGGATCCTGACTCTGCCATCTCAGACGCTTTCTTTCGCCGAGGCTACAGCTGGATGGGATACGTCGTGTCCTGTGGTGCCATCTGCG ctttgaccacaaCCCTCCTTTCAGTCCTCTTTATCTTGCCCCGGATTGTGTACACCATGGCAGACGATGGCCTGCTCTTCTCCATCTTTTCGAGGATCAATCCCACCACCAAGGTCCCCGTTGCAGCCAGTGTAGTGTTGAGCTGTCCCATAATACTGCTGGCTGTGATCTTTGATGTGGAGACGCTGGTCGAGTTCCTCTCCATCAGTCCTCTCCTGTCCTACACCTTTGTGGCAGCCAGTGTGATTGTGCTGCGGTTCCAGCCCCACAGAACCAGCACCGGGACCTCATTCCCATCCTCCACCAGCACCgacccccagccccgccccatgCCAAATCCTCCACCTGCTGGGGAGATGAAGCCGTATGTCTTCTCTGACGACCTGcagctggtggaggtggagatgAAGGAGCAGCCAGTGCCGGGGAAGCTCAAGGCCGGCTGGGAGCGCTACCTGGGCCGCTCCCTGGGTAACTGCAGGCCGGGACGGGTGGTGAAGTACTCTGTGCTGGCACTGATGGTGAGCgcggtgtgcctgtgtgctgttctgGTGTTCGGGAGtgacctgcagctgctgccgctgtgggcctttgccctgctgctgctggtgtttggCCTGGCCTTCTTTCTCAGCCTGGGACTCATCTGGGCCCACGAGCCACAGGCCAAGCTCAACACATTCCAG GTGCCTCTGGTCCCCTTCATTCCTGGAATGAGCATTCTATTCAACGTCTTTCTCATGTTTTACCTTAGCCTTCTCACCTGGATCCTACTCGCTGTTTGGATAGTTGTAG gtcTGGTGCTGTATTTCAGCTATGGGATCAGGCACAGTAAGGAGGGCTTGCAGGACTTCCCAGCACAGGAACCATCAGTGCTGCCCACCAGTGGCCTGGGGGAGTCAGCGCAGGCTGGGATAAAACTCGACTGA
- the noc4l gene encoding nucleolar complex protein 4 homolog translates to MGQSEETAKKSSKKDINSKVELVIKNRKHANDVFDILEYLQADKEKDVICAVNACNKLCCTLLERGDLFVGRLPNEEDLLTGNRSAEEKYSMFMRHRYNSCRDLLLDLIGHESYQVKESVLCTLMKFVSVEGKFPLLAVDWEEHYNFPRELLKAVVDRLLLEKEDMSLLISRFQEFLEMEDVRYYVMSSVCDSVGRVMERARGAVQPIYQNNVLTLISNISMPSQESELTNFLVKQAAKHEDWKAAKLKEHKRVFERMWLCFLKYKLPSNMYKKVLVILHESILPHMSKPTLMIDFLTAAYDVGGAISLLALNGLFVLIHEHNLDYPDFYKKLYNLLEPSVFHVKYRARFFHLANLFLSSSHLPVYLVAAFAKRLSRLALTAPPAALLMLLPFICNLIRRHPACRVLIHRPSASDEPCDDPYLMEEDDPAHCHALESSLWELQTLQKHFHPDVAKAAMAINNPLSEQEDDVSELLELSTYELFERGLQHSEKQAVPLEFEVATQLLQGSAGVLGAYFSLE, encoded by the exons ATGGGGCAGTCCGAAGAAACGGCAAAGAAGTcttcaaaaaaagacataaaCTCCAAAGTAGAACTTGttataaagaacagaaaacacgCTAATGATGTGTTTGACATACTAGAGTATTTGCAG GCGGACAAAGAGAAGGATGTTATCTGCGCGGTCAATGCCTGCAACAAGCTGTGCTGCACGTTGCTGGAGAGGGGCGATCTGTTCGTGGGTCGGTTGCCCAATGAAGAGGATTTGCTTACCG GAAATCGCAGTGCAGAGGAGAAGTACAGCATGTTCATGCGGCACCGATACAACAGCTGCAGGGACCTGTTACTGGATCTGATTGGCCACGAGTCCTACCAGGTCAAG gAGAGCGTTCTCTGCACACTCATGAagtttgtgtctgtggaggGGAAGTTCCCCCTTCTGGCTGTAGACTGGGAGGAGCACTACAACTTCCCCAGGGAGCTGCTCAAG GCGGTGGTGGACCGGCTGCTGTTGGAGAAGGAGGACATGTCCTTGCTCATCTCCAGGTTCCAGGAGTTCCTGGAGATGGAGGACGTGCGCTACTACGTCATGAGCTCCGTCTGCGACAGCGTGGGCCGGGTGATGGAGAGAGCCAGAGGG GCTGTGCAGCCCATCTACCAGAACAATGTGCTCACACTGATCTCCAACATCAGCATGCCCAGTCAGGAAAGTGAACTCACCAACTTCCTGGTGAAGCAGGCAG CTAAACATGAGGACTGGAAAGCAGCAAAACTAAAA gAACACAAGCGTGTGTTTGAGCGAATGTGGCTTTGCTTTCTGAAGTACAAG TTGCCCAGCAACATGTACAAGAAGGTTCTGGTGATCTTGCATGAGTCCATCTTGCCGCACATGAGCAAGCCGACCCTGATGATAGACTTCCTGACAGCGGCATACGATGTTG GGGGCGCAATTAGCTTGCTGGCGCTGAATGGATTGTTTGTGCTAATCCACGAGCACAACCT tgactACCCTGACTTCTATAAGAAGCTGTACAATCTGCTGGAGCCGTCTGTCTTCCATGTCAAGTACAGAGCGCGCTTCTTCCACCTGGCCAAcctgttcctctcctccag CCACCTGCCGGTGTACCTGGTGGCAGCGTTTGCCAAGCGCCTGTCCCGGCTGGCGCTGacagctccccctgctgccctgctcaTGCTGCTGCCTTTCATCTGTAACCTGATCCGCCGACACCCGGCCTGCCGAGTCCTCATCCACCGCCCCAGTGCATCTGACG AGCCCTGTGATGACCCGTACCTGATGGAGGAGGATGACCCCGCCCACTGCCACGCCCTGGAGAGCAGCCTGTgggagctgcag acCCTGCAGAAGCACTTCCACCCGGATGTGGCCAAGGCTGCCATGGCGATCAACAACCCCCTGTCAGAGCAGGAGGATGACGTCAGCGAGCTGCTGGAGCTGTCCACCTatgag CTGTTTGAACGCGGCTTGCAGCACAGTGAGAAGCAGGCGGTGCCGCTGGAGTTTGAAGTTGCCACACAGTTACTGCAGGGCTCAGCTGGGGTCCTGGGTGCATACTTTTCCCTGGAGTAA
- the pus1 gene encoding tRNA pseudouridine synthase A — protein sequence MKLSLLLSTLSTTRVLTGVRSKGWSVKRKEFHCFQTPGKLRGDCVNDEPAGGRDVPERAVEENGDAADAVGHEEGRLEVGEGQSTEEKRFPKKKVALLLAYSGRGYYGMQRHVGSSFKTIEDELVTALVKAGCIPESHVTDMKKMAFQRCARTDKGVSAAGQVVSLKLWLIDDIIAKINTHLPAQIRVLGLRQVTGSFSAKFNCDARSYSYLLPTVAFSPKEQDPDDTGFRLGRETIQRVNRLFSLYEGTHSFHNFTSQKGARDASARRFVMAMACGEPFVRRGAEFAIVTVKGQSFMMHQIRKMIGLVIAVARGYALDSVLERSWGEEKVDVPKAPGLGLVLEQVHFEKYNLRYGADGLHQPLDWTREGDEIAAFKEEHIYSSIIRTEREERSMQGWMATLPMHNFEAAGTGVQEGGDAGQDDSEEASGSD from the exons ATGAAGTTGAGTCTGCTTTTGAGTACTTTATCAACCACGCGTGTATTGACAGGAGTCAGAAGCAAAG GCTGGTCTGTCAAGCGCAAGGAGTTTCACTGTTTTCAAACGCCCGGAAAGCTAAGAGGGGATTGCGTGAATGATGAGCCGGCGGGGGGTAGAGACGTGCCGGAACGGGCCGTGGAGGAGAACGGAGACGCGGCAGACGCTGTGGGACACGAGGAGGGGAGGCTGGAAGTCGGCGAAGGCCAATCGACAGAAGAGAAGAGATTCCCCAAGAAAAAAGTGGCCCTGCTCTTGGCGTACTCTGGCAGAGGATATTACGGCATGCAG AGACACGTGGGCTCTTCATTTAAGACCATCGAAGATGAGTTGGTCACAGCCCTGGTGAAGGCGGGCTGCATCCCAGAGAGCCATGTTACAGATATGAAGAAGATGGCATTCCAGAGATGTGCACGAACAGACAAG GGTGTGTCAGCCGCTGGGCAGGTCGTGTCCCTCAAGCTGTGGCTGATTGATGACATCATCGCCAAGATCAACACTCACCTGCCAGCGCAGATCAGGGTGCTGG GCCTGAGACAAGTGACCGGAAGCTTCAGCGCCAAATTCAACTGCGACGCCCGGTCCTACTCCTACCTGCTTCCCACCGTGGCCTTCTCCCCCAAAGAGCAGGACCCCGACGACACCGGCTTCCGGCTGGGGAGGGAGACCATCCAGAGGGTGAACCGGCTGTTCTCCCTGTACGAGGGAACCCACAGCTTCCACAACTTCACCTCTCAGAAGGGCGCGCGGGACGCCAGCGCCCGCCGCTTCGTGATGGCGATGGCGTGCGGCGAGCCCTTCGTGCGGCGGGGGGCGGAGTTCGCCATCGTCACGGTGAAGGGCCAGAGCTTCATGATGCACCAGATCCGCAAGATGATCGGGCTGGTGATCGCCGTGGCGAGGGGCTACGCGCTGGACAGCGTGCTGGAGCGGAGCTGGGGGGAGGAGAAGGTGGACGTCCCCAAAGCCCCGGGCCTAGGCCTGGTGCTGGAGCAGGTGCACTTTGAGAAGTACAACCTCCGCTACGGCGCTGACGGGCTCCATCAGCCCCTGGACTGGACCCGGGAGGGGGATGAGATCGCGGCCTTCAAGGAGGAGCACATCTACTCCAGCATCATTCGGACGGAGCGGGAGGAGAGGTCCATGCAGGGCTGGATGGCGACGCTGCCCATGCACAATTTCGAGGCCGCCGGGACAGGGGTCCAGGAGGGAGGAGACGCTGGGCAg gatGACAGTGAAGAAGCAAGTGGATCGGATTAG